The following are encoded together in the Anoplopoma fimbria isolate UVic2021 breed Golden Eagle Sablefish chromosome 9, Afim_UVic_2022, whole genome shotgun sequence genome:
- the prom1b gene encoding prominin 1 b, with product MLWTRWLVLLLCWGSTSGERQARERRDASPAEARVDSRRQRSPPPVEPLDFGFVPAAVYDTHAYYEPGAVGVLFHVVHAFLYVIQPNSFPKDLIVKVIQQNMGGIKIDEWRKPENVVLLLQWIHYEAGFLICATIGITFLVLTPIIGMCFCVCRCCENCGGEMHQRQRKNVDCQRGFFTASLIATSIFIVLGVLIAYAANHNVSTQIKSTRRLINTNMRDLRTFANNTPVQIDYLTAQYTTAKNKVLSDLDNIGPLLGGRIHSQLEKEVVPSLDTALRMAGAMRETKEALENVSSSLEVLQEGSGRLQASLSGERSSLSNTLSDPACTNGAVSHTCNTIRATLSQLGINADFSTLPEVTRALENINTVLKTDLSNIVQKGYSSFNDTPTLVKEQTKNIVAGVKVMLDKIGIEINSFSKMFPVEASLTNFTIFLTQGQKNIESYYPQIDQMDFYRWIGCVAVLCMVVLVLAFNFLGLLCGTCGYDKQATPTTRGCLSNTGGNLLMAGVGFSFIFVWVLMGIVTTLFVVGGNVEKMMCEPLANRQLFKIIDTPFLVHPSKKNFLPGMLFQNPNIDLTLGSMYRDCYENNGLYHSLQLETMFNINSFLNRTVYNRDLAKVLESVQVDLQDITLLEQAGRDNLINFANSGIGHIDYEAYLAEVTKGVTLVDLLSFSTDLEAQADQMPRGALENAMKGHASSIRQIHRDQVVPMEQAMSTLSQSIKQLQRMSSDLPVKVTNILSAIDAAEYLITHNASHVVKQETKGYTQSLVGYFKQYTAWVKNSLTTEVAQCKPISNVVDSMEIVACSFIIDSVNTFWFGLGGCCILLIPSIIFSTKLAKYYRRMDTEDVFEE from the exons ATGTTGTGGACAAGGTGGCTcgtgctgctgctctgctgggGGTCCACGAGCGGCGAGCGGCAGGCGCGTGAGAGGAGGGACGCGAGCCCGGCTGAGGCCCGCGTGGACTCCCGCAGACAGCGGTCCCCTCCGCCGGTGGAGCCGTTGGATTTTGGGTTCGTTCCGGCGGCGGTTTATGACACCCACGCTTACTACGAGCCCGGGGCCGTGGGGGTCCTGTTCCACGTGGTGCACGCGTTCCTCTACGTCATTCAACCCAACTCGTTTCCTAAAG atcTGATTGTTAAAGTCATTCAACAAAACATGGGAGGAATCAAAATAGATGAATGGAGAAAG CCAGAAAACGTGGTCCTGTTACTACAG tgGATCCACTACGAGGCCGGATTCCTCATATGTGCGACCATCGGCATCACCTTCTTGGTCCTCACCCCCATCATAGGcatgtgcttctgtgtgtgtcgGTGCTGTGAGAACTGTGGAGGGGAGATGCaccagagacagaggaagaacgTGGACTGTCAGAGAGGTTTCTTCACCGCCTCGCTCATCGCCACCTCCATCTTCATTGT tctggGAGTTCTCATCGCCTACGCTGCGAACCATAATGTCAGCACACAGATCAAGAGCACTCGTCGGCTCATCAACACCAACATGAGAGACCTGAGGACGTTTGCCAACAACACACCTGTG CAAATTGATTACCTGACAGCCCAgtacaccacagcaaagaacaAAGTCCTGTCAGACCTCGACA ACATCGGACCTCTGCTGGGTGGGAGGATCCACAGTCAGCTGGAGAAAGAGGTTGTTCCCTCACTGGACACGGCGCTGCGTATGGCAggag CCATGCGGGAGACCAAAGAGGCCCTAGAGAACGTCAGCTCCTCCTTGGAGGTTCTCCAGGAGGGGTCGGGGAGACTTCAGGCTAGTCTGTCAGGGGAGCGTTCCTCTCTGTCCAACACCTTATCAGACCCAGCCTGCACTAATGGAGCTGTGTCTCACACCTGTAACACCATCCGCGCCACGCTGTCGCAGCTGGGAATCAACGCTGACTTCTCCACG CTGCCAGAAGTCACTCGTGCCTTGGAAAATATCAACACCGTCCTGAAAACAGACCTCAGCAACATTGTTCAAAAG GGTTACTCATCCTTTAATGATACACCAACTCTGGTTAAAGAACAAACGAAAAACATTGTCGCAG GAGTAAAAGTCATGCTGGATAAGATTGGCATAGAGATCAACAGCTTCTCAAAGATGTTTCCTGTGGAAGCTTCTCTGACCAATTTCACCATTTTCCTCACCCAAGGACAGAAGAACATCGAGTCCTATTACCCACAGATTGACCAAATGGATTTCTACAG GTGGATTGGCTGTGTGGCAGTGCTCTGCATGGTCGTCCTGGTCCTGGCCTTCAACTTCCTGGGACTGTTGTGTGGCACCTGTGGCTACGACAAGCAAGCTACACCAACAACAAGAGGCTGCCTGTCAAACACTGGTGGCAACCTGCTAATGGC tgGGGTGGGCTTCTCTTTCATCTTCGTCTGGGTGCTGATGGGCATCGTGACCACCCTGTTTGTTGTTGGTGGCAACGTGGAGAAGATGATGTGCGAACCGCTCGCTAACCGACAGCTATTCAAG atcaTAGACACACCATTCCTGGTTCATCCCTCCAAGAAGAACTTCCTTCCAGGGATGCTGTTTCAGAATCCGAACATTGACTTGACTTTGGGAAGCATGTACAG GGACTGCTATGAGAACAACGGTCTCTACCATTCTCTACAACTGGAGACCATGTTCAACATAAACTCATTCCTCAACAGAACTGTT TACAACAGGGATCTGGCCAAAGTGTTGGAGAGTGTGCAGGTCGACCTGCAGGACATCACGCTGCTTGAGCAGGCCGGCAGAGACAACCTCATCAACTTCGCCAACTCTGGAATTGGACATATCGACTACGAAGCCTACCTGGCTGAG gTCACTAAAGGAGTCACTCTCGTGgatctcctctccttctctaccGACCTGGAGGCTCAGGCCGACCAAATG cCACGTGGTGCTCTGGAGAACGCAATGAAAGGACACGCCAGCAGTATCAGACAGATTCACAGAGATCAGGTGGTTCCGATGGAGCAAGCAATG AGTACACTGAGTCAGAGTATCAAACAGCTGCAGAGGATGTCCAGCGACCTGCCG GTCAAGGTCACGAATATCCTGAGTGCCATCGATGCAGCAGAGTACCTCATCACTCATAACGCCTCCCATGTGGTGAAAcag GAAACAAAAGGTTACACACAGAGCTTGGTGGGATACTTCAAACAGTATACAGCGTGGGTCAAGAACTCG
- the tapt1b gene encoding transmembrane anterior posterior transformation protein 1 homolog: protein MADSQSSGLGEEQEKEKEDRERAGKTATREEHEEKDGGTETSGLNDKTGGSKGKKRNLSDLSLVRFITTELTRGYFLEHNEAKYTERRERVYTCLRIPKELEKLMTFGFFLCLDAFLYVFTLLPLRVILALLRLLTLPCCGLSGSRLLQPAQVCDVLKGFIMVLCYSMMSYVDYSMMYHLIRGQSVIKLYIIYNMLEVADRLFSSFGQDILDALYWTATEPKEKKRAHIGVIPHFLMAVLYVFLHAILIMVQATTLNVAFNSHNKSLLTIMMSNNFVEIKGSVFKKFEKNNLFQMSNSDIKERFTNYILLLIVCLRNMEQFSWNPDHLWVLFPDVIMVIASEVAVDVVKHAFITKFNDISADVYGEYRASLAFDLVSSRQKNAYTDYSDSVSRRMGFIPLPLALLLIRVVTSSVKIQGSLSFMCVLLFYLGMITLKVLNSIVLLGTSCVFVKEANMEEKLSDPPPSVVSSRANSRAHRTKHVHTSPQQEPTVDKGGIPQAADISLPVNMAESSAPTLPKSDSDTFLTTPDEDDEDKIINADTGLEGDRLEPRTPKKDLLEIDRFTICGNRID, encoded by the exons ATGGCGGACTCGCAGTCGTCAGGTCtgggagaggagcaggagaaggagaaggaggacagGGAGCGAGCCGGGAAGACTGCCACGAGAGAGGAGCACGAGGAGAAAGACGGAGGCACGGAGACGTCGGGACTTAACGACAAAACCGGAGGCAGTAAGGGCAAGAAACGCAACCTGTCAG ACTTGTCTCTGGTCAGATTTATAACCACCGAGCTGACCAGAGGATACTTCCTGGAACACAATGAGGCCAAATACACAGAGCGCAGAGAGAGGGTCTACACCTGCCTCCGCATCCCCAAGGAGCTGGAGaag ttGATGACATTCGGCTTCTTCCTGTGTCTGGACGCCTTTCTCTATgtgttcaccctgctgccccTCAGGGTGATTCTGGCCCTTTTACGGCTCCTCACGTTGCCTTGCTGTGGCCTCAG tggCTCCCGCCTGCTCCAGCCCGCTCAGGTGTGTGATGTGCTGAAAGGCTTCATCATGGTGTTGTGTTACTCCATGATGAGCTACGTGGATTACTCCATGATGTACCACCTTATCAGGGGACAGTCTGTCATCAAACTGTACATCATATACAACATGTTAGAG GTGGCAGACCGTCTGTTCTCATCGTTTGGTCAGGACATCCTGGACGCTCTGTACTGGACAGCCACTGAAcccaaggagaagaagagagcgCACATAGGCGTGATTCCTCACTTCCTCATGGCTGTGCTCTACGTCT TTCTCCATGCCATCCTCATCATGGTTCAGGCCACCACTCTAAACGTAGCCTTCAACTCCCACAACAAGTCCCTGCTCACCATCATGATGTCAAACAAC TTTGTGGAGATCAAAGGAAGCGTGTTCAAGAAGTTTGAAAAGAACAACCTTTTCCAGATGTCCAACAGTG acATAAAAGAGAGGTTCACCAACTACATCCTCCTGCTCATCGTCTGTCTGAGAAACATGGAGCAGTTCTCATGGAACCCTG ACCACTTGTGGGTGCTGTTTCCTGACGTTATCATGGTGATAGCCTCAGAGGTTGCCGTGGACGTTGTGAAGCACGCCTTCATCACCAAATTCAATGACATCAGTGCTGAT GTATACGGAGAATACAGAGCCAGCCTTGCCTTTGACCTCGTCAGCAGTCGGCAGAAAAAC GCTTACACAGACTACAGTGACTCAGTATCCAGAAGAATGGGCTTCATCCCCCTTCCTCTCGCTCTGCTG tTGATCAGAGTCGTAACCAGCTCAGTGAAGATCCAGGGTTCGCTCTCCTTtatgtgtgtgctgctgttttaCCTGGG gATGATCACTCTGAAGGTGCTCAACAGTATCGTTCTGCTGGGGACatcctgtgtgtttgtcaaaGAGGCCAACATGGAAGAAAAGCTCTCCGATCCTCCACCCTCAGTTGTCTCCAGCCGTGCAAACTCCAGAGCTCACCGCACCAAACACGTTCACACGTCACCACAGCAAG AACCCACAGTCGACAAAGGAGGAATACCACAGGCAGCAGACATCTCTCTGCCCGTCAACATGGCAGAGAGCTCGGCCCCAACACTCCCCAAGAGCGACTCTGACACATTCCTGACCACGCCAGACGAGGACGACGAGGACAAAATCATCAACGCTGACACGGGACTGGAAGGGGACAGACTTGAACCCAGAACGCCCAAGAAAGATTTGCTGGAAATAGACCGCTTCACCATCTGTGGCAATCGAATAGACTGA